The nucleotide sequence CGGGAACGAACATGGTCGTGTCCACCGGCGGCAGCGTAAAGTGTGATCCGGGGCTGACCGTAATTCCGCCTCCCCATGAAAACGCCTTGCTCCGCCAGAAGTAGCCGGCACTCAGGTCGGCGATGTAGTTGTATTCGCCCGATTGATTTCCGAGAAACACGTGACCCTCGAAGTATCCGTTGGCGTCGGTGGTCACCCAACGATCCGGGCCCTCATAGGGATTGTCGGCGTCCGGATCGGATTCCAGGATCACTTGGACCCCTTCCACGCCCCGGGTGTGACCGGGATCCGCGAAAACGTATCCTGAGATCTTGGCCGAACTGTTCCAGTCGTCAATTCCTTCGTCACACGCCGAGACGAAGAGAACCAGTGGTAGGAACATCAGCATCGTGCAGATGGTTCGTTGCATCGAAATTCTCCTCCGAATCCTATGATAGGGACGGTTATTTGCCGGTTTGTTTCTTCAGATCTTCTTCCGCGGCCCGCCGTTCCCGAATGGCTTGTGCGCCGCGTTTCAAGAGATCCACGTTCTCGGGCGGCTTCTGCTCCTGAATTCCCAGATCGCCCATCGCAATCTGCAGGGTGAAGCGGGTCACGTTCGCGTGGCCGATTTCCGTCTGCTCCGACACCAGGAGATCCACGCCGGTCACCGATCCGCTGCGCAGCAAATTGGACATGAACTCGGAGACTTTCAGGTTCGAGCTGGTTACGCCCATCACTTTGGCTCCCGGTCCGCGGGGGGTGGCGCTCTCCTGAACGTCCGTAATCCACGTCAATTCAGGAAGGGCATTGTTGATGAGCTGCAGAAGTCTGATTCGCGCGAAACGGTTCCGGTCCAATCGCGATATCACGTCCATCCGCGCGGCGATATCGGCTCGTTTGCGGCTGAGACTCTCCACCAGCTCGATCTTGTCCTGATACAGACTCGCTTCTTTGCGAATCCCCTCGAGTCGTTTTCCCAGCGCGTCGAGCGCGCCTTCCTGAGAGAGATATACCATCACCATTCCGAACAGCAGAATGGAGAAGCCCATGATGGGCAGGACGGTGCCCAGTCCCGCGTATTTGACTTTGCGGTGTTCGGGCCGATCTTGCGCCAGCAGCAGATTGAAGCCGGGATGGCTGTCGTCGAGAAGCCTCAATGCCAGCCCCACCGCCGCCGCGAAGTCCGGGGCCGAGGCCGCCGCTACCGCCGGATCCACCGTCTTCGGATTGAGTTCAAACCGCTGGAACGGATCGCAAACGATGACCTCGATTCCGAACCGTTCGCGGAGAGCCGCTTCCAACATCGGCAAGTGTGCGCCGCCGCCGCACAGCATGATCCGCGAGAGAGGATTCTCGGCGCCCAGTCCGAAATACTCGGGGAAACTCCGCTCGATCTGCTCGGCAATCTTCTCGCTCACCCTGAAAGCCACCCGGTTCAATACCTCCGTTTCATCGAGACTGCGTTCGGCGGCCGCCAAGAGTGCCGCCGCCCGCTCGAACGGAATCCCCATTTCCCGGATCAGCTCTTCCACGTAGATCTTGCCGCCGACGTTGAGGTTGCGGTTCGTATCGTACACGCCGCCGGCGAAGAGGGTGACGTCGGTCGTTTGGAATCCAAGCTGCAGTACGGCGACCGTGCCCTGTTCCTCGAGATATCCGGCCTCCGTCAGCGCAGCCTGCAACGCAAACGGTTCGGCTTCGAGGAGTACCGGATGCCCGCCCGCCCATCGAAGGTGATCCACCGCGTCGCCAACCACTTCGTTCTTGGCGGCCACCAGCAGCACGCCCATTCGTCCGGTGTCGGGGTCCTGCGGAAGACGCGCATAGTCAAGGGACAGCTCCTTGATATCGTACGGAAGATTCGTTCGGGCTTCATAGGCGATGGTAGCGCTGAGCTCTTCCTCGCTCATCTCGTCGGTGGCTACGCGCTTAATCATTACTCGGCGGCCGCCGACGGAAATCGCGATCTCGCGGCCCTTGACCTGATTCTCTTTCAGCAACTCGCCAATGCGGCTGCAGACGGCGTCCGTGTCCATGACGACGCCTTCCACGATCGCATCATGGGGCAGCTCTTTGGACGCGATACGTTCCACGCTCACCGAACCGCGCTTGGCTCGCAATACGGCGAGTTGAATGCTCCGACTGCCGATGTCGAGTCCGATTCCCAACTTGTTCCGTTTCGCCATGGCCGTTCGTCCTCAGACGTGAGTGGTTTCACGGGATAGGTTCGACTGCGTCGGCGAGGGAGCGGCTCCGATGCTGAACGTTTCCACCGGGCGTCGCGGCAACGTAACGCGAAACTCGCTGCCTTTGCCGACCCGGCTTTGCACCGAAATCCGTCCTCCCATCGCTTCCACCAGCAGTCGAACGATGGTCAGCCCCATCCCGGCGCCCTGCGCTCCGGATGCCGCTGAACCCGCTCCGCGATAGTACTTATCAAAGATATTGGAAATTTCGCCTTCCGGGATTCCTACGCCGTTGTCGCGCACGAAGATGTCCACATAGGTCTCGTGGTCTTCGACCGTCAACCCGATCTTCCCGTCGTGCAACGTGTGGTGCATTCCGTTTTGAATCAGGTTCATCAGCACGCGACAGAGAGCTTCTTTCGGCAGATACATCGGCTGCACGCTCTTCGGAACCGAAAATTCCAGTTCCACGTTCCGCCGCGTCGCCTCGTCGCTGCAATGGGCCACGGCATTGGCCACCGCCTCCGCCACGTTCACGACGTCGAGTTCGGTTTCCAGAGCGGAATTCTCAAGTCGGCGAACATCAAGGATATTCTCCACGATCCGCGCCAGATGATCCACTTCTTCCTCGATAATCTGCGTATAACGCGCGTGTTGCGCTTCCGACAGATCACCGTATCGTCGCAGAGTGTATACGTACCCTTTGATGAGTCCGAGCGACGTGCGCAGAGCGAAATCCACCGACGTCCGGCGGCTCTCCGATGCGTCCCAGAGTTTCTGCTCGAGAACAATCTCCTGGCTTACGTCCCGCCCGATCCCGGCGATCGCCCATACCTCTCCATTGTGAATGAGCGGACTCTCCAGGAGTTCGAACGTATACTGCCGATTCTTGCCGATCGTATAGGTGCGCGTCGAGCGCTCGGGGATTCGCTGTCGTCGGATTTCGTCGAGGACTCGGCGGGTGATGGCCACTTGTTCGCCTTCGAGCCTGTCGAACACCGTCGAACCGATCATTTTCTCGCGCGGCAACTGGAAGACCACGCACATCCGCGGATTGACCTCCAGGTACTCGCCCGTGGGCGTGGCCACGTACACGATGTCGAGGCCCGTTTCCACCACGACTTGCCACGGGTGTTCGCCCAACAAACCGTGCGGACGGTCTTGAAGCCGCTGCAGCGCCTCGGTCACGACCGCACTCCTTCTGTGCTTTGCCGCGAAAGCAAACGGATTCGCGAGACCAGTTCCTTCATCGAAAACGGTTTCATGAGATAATTCACGTCAGTTCCGTCGAAATTCACCGAGCCTTTTGCCGGCTCCCCCGTGGCGGACACGAAAAGAAGCGGAATTTGGGCCGTTCGCCGATCGGATTTCAGTCCGGCCGCCATCGTGAAACCATCCATGTCGGGCATGGCCACGTCGGTAACGATCACGTCCGGGTTCATCGCCAGCGCCATTTCATGCACTTTGCGGGGATCATGCACGCGCTCCGTAAGAAAGCCTTCCACTTCCAAGGCGACAGCCAGCATTTCCGTGTATCGGGGATCATCATCCACGATCAGTACCTGCGTCAGCCTAGTCTGCCGATCATCCATTGCGCTTCCCATACAATCCGTTACTCTCCCGTCCTTCGCCGCGTTTGAACGCTGACGAGCCTATTCAGTTTCCCCCGCATCAGAGCCGTTTCAATCCCGGTACGTCCTGCGACGAATCCGTCTGAGCTTCACCGGACGGCCTGCCGATTCCCGTGTCAAGAAGCATCCGAATCTTCTCTGCGCTTCCGGCCGTCAAGCTGACTCCGCAGTAGTCGGCAATGTCCCGGACGACCGAGATCGTCACGTCTTGACCCTCGATCACGTTCATCGCCACCAATTGCTGCGCAACGTTGATCAAGTCTCTCAGATCGTCGCCGCTGCTGGCGGCCAAGAAATCGAGGACGTCGTCGGAAACGCTGACCCGACCGATCCGGCTGCGGACGATCTCGCGCTTGCCCGGTTCCGAGTAGCGGCCGATGTGCGCAATCACTCCCGATTCAATAATCATGCGCAGATCCTGACTCCATCTTGGCTCGGTCACCAAGTTGTTGTCGGCCGCCAGTACCAGCTGCTTCTGACTCCTCTCCATGTGCCGGTAGGTGTCCGCCAGTTCACGCTGTGCCCACGGGTGGGTCAAGAGCGCCTCCGCATCATCCACCATCAACAGATCAAGCTCACGATAGAGATAGCGGAAGAAATTCAGTTTGTTGTCGCGGATACATTCGAAAAGATCGTCCACAAACCCTTGTCCGGTCGTGAGAACGAGGCGCTTCAAGGGCGATTGAGTGGACACGAAGTTGGAGATCGCGTGAAGCAGATGCGTCTTGCCCGTCCCCGGCGCGCCCCACAGATGGCAGGGATTGTATCCGCTGTCCGCCTCAAAGCGGGCGATGGCGCGCGCCACTCCGACGGCGAACTGGTTTGCCGAATCGGCTACGAACGTGTCAAAGATCGCGCCCCGACGGGGTGACATACTCTTCCCGACCGGCAACATGCTGCCTTCCTCCATGAGGTCGCGCGGTCGGCTTCTGCGGCCGGAATCATCGGCACATCGGATCACGGCGTCTGAGTCCGGTTCGTGATGAGGTTCACCGTAGTGGAGATAGACGGCGTGTTCGATGGCGTCATAGCGAGCGGAAAAAGGTTGCACGTCGAAGTCCGTCACCGACCGAAGCGCGGCCAGCGCCTCAGGGCCGGTCGGCTCCGCCATGGCCACCGCCAGCGTGTTGCCGCTTCTTCGAAACGGAATCAGATGGTGCTTGTGTGCCACCGCCCCCGGCACATGGCGAACCGCTTCGGGATCAATCTCCACGTCCTCCAGCTTCAGGAATCGAATCTGAAACGCATCGTCATAGATGGCGCGGATATCCTCGGCCGACAGCCATCCCAACTCAATAAACGCCTGATCCAGAGCGATCCCTTTCTGTTTCGTCAGAAGGATCGCTTCCTTCAGTTGCTCGGCCGTGATGATCTGCCGGTGGATCAGCACGTCCGCCAGACTATGCTCCGCTGCCGTCGGCGTCATTCGTCACCCTGCGAATCGCGTACGTCTCCGAGCAACGTCATCTGCCGGCCGGCCTCGGCTCCCGCCCAGAACAACGCTTCGGGCGCAGTCTGCGACTGGGCCGAGAGAACCGTGGCAAACTGACCCGTCTTGACGATCAGCAAGGTATGCTCGCCCTGCCGGACGTACAATGTCTCCGGCTGATCGCCGGCGTTTCCCAAGAACGTTTTCAACTGCCGATTCAGCCACTCGCGGGTTTCCTGATCCCGTTCCGTGGTCATCTCCACAAGCCCTCCGGCACTCACCGTCAAACTCTGTATTTCCGGGACTCGCTGGCGAAGATGACGCAAGACTTCTTCCAGCTCCGGTCCGGCCGGCGTTTCAACTTCCGCGGCGCGAGGCATCTCCTTGGAATGCGGCGTGGAGCGAATACGAGCCAACAATTCCAATGAACTCTCACGGATCGAGCGCGCGGGGGGAAGCGAGCCGGGCTCCAGCAGGTACGTTCCTTCCGTCCAATCGGCCAGCTCTTCCAGCGCCGGAGGACCCTCAATGCGGACGGTTCCCTCGATGGACAGTGCGTGGGCGATCTGTCCGTTGACCAGCCAGGCAACGCCGATCCGTCGGCCACTCCGAAGCCGCAGCGCCCCACTCCAGTTTTCACCGAGAAGCGACTCGATCAAGGGAATCACTCGATCCCGTTCA is from bacterium and encodes:
- a CDS encoding DUF4388 domain-containing protein translates to MSTHRARLGQIERDRVIPLIESLLGENWSGALRLRSGRRIGVAWLVNGQIAHALSIEGTVRIEGPPALEELADWTEGTYLLEPGSLPPARSIRESSLELLARIRSTPHSKEMPRAAEVETPAGPELEEVLRHLRQRVPEIQSLTVSAGGLVEMTTERDQETREWLNRQLKTFLGNAGDQPETLYVRQGEHTLLIVKTGQFATVLSAQSQTAPEALFWAGAEAGRQMTLLGDVRDSQGDE
- the pilM gene encoding type IV pilus assembly protein PilM encodes the protein MAKRNKLGIGLDIGSRSIQLAVLRAKRGSVSVERIASKELPHDAIVEGVVMDTDAVCSRIGELLKENQVKGREIAISVGGRRVMIKRVATDEMSEEELSATIAYEARTNLPYDIKELSLDYARLPQDPDTGRMGVLLVAAKNEVVGDAVDHLRWAGGHPVLLEAEPFALQAALTEAGYLEEQGTVAVLQLGFQTTDVTLFAGGVYDTNRNLNVGGKIYVEELIREMGIPFERAAALLAAAERSLDETEVLNRVAFRVSEKIAEQIERSFPEYFGLGAENPLSRIMLCGGGAHLPMLEAALRERFGIEVIVCDPFQRFELNPKTVDPAVAAASAPDFAAAVGLALRLLDDSHPGFNLLLAQDRPEHRKVKYAGLGTVLPIMGFSILLFGMVMVYLSQEGALDALGKRLEGIRKEASLYQDKIELVESLSRKRADIAARMDVISRLDRNRFARIRLLQLINNALPELTWITDVQESATPRGPGAKVMGVTSSNLKVSEFMSNLLRSGSVTGVDLLVSEQTEIGHANVTRFTLQIAMGDLGIQEQKPPENVDLLKRGAQAIRERRAAEEDLKKQTGK
- a CDS encoding PAS domain-containing protein, translated to MTEALQRLQDRPHGLLGEHPWQVVVETGLDIVYVATPTGEYLEVNPRMCVVFQLPREKMIGSTVFDRLEGEQVAITRRVLDEIRRQRIPERSTRTYTIGKNRQYTFELLESPLIHNGEVWAIAGIGRDVSQEIVLEQKLWDASESRRTSVDFALRTSLGLIKGYVYTLRRYGDLSEAQHARYTQIIEEEVDHLARIVENILDVRRLENSALETELDVVNVAEAVANAVAHCSDEATRRNVELEFSVPKSVQPMYLPKEALCRVLMNLIQNGMHHTLHDGKIGLTVEDHETYVDIFVRDNGVGIPEGEISNIFDKYYRGAGSAASGAQGAGMGLTIVRLLVEAMGGRISVQSRVGKGSEFRVTLPRRPVETFSIGAAPSPTQSNLSRETTHV
- a CDS encoding response regulator; this translates as MDDRQTRLTQVLIVDDDPRYTEMLAVALEVEGFLTERVHDPRKVHEMALAMNPDVIVTDVAMPDMDGFTMAAGLKSDRRTAQIPLLFVSATGEPAKGSVNFDGTDVNYLMKPFSMKELVSRIRLLSRQSTEGVRS